A single genomic interval of Adhaeribacter pallidiroseus harbors:
- a CDS encoding alpha/beta fold hydrolase: MIIQKRPTELSIQNKDVTLFTLFYPNPGKETVILLHGGPSVPEGLSFIVHYLLSNYQVITFHQRGTRRSPTASNNFSLESYIADINTLANYFKLTLFHLFGHSWGGLYAQVYAQEYASRLLSLFLCSPASGTGSHWKDTVLEIADYNKRKCSYTEWVAMQAQSALGLLGSDMAYKKFYGQALRNFSRGFKEVHPENFATDCIKAKAINQTVKAILKYPLLPEKIIPPYPLTIAYGARDIYGKSKKYVMRRYPTIPIIFIPESGHIPWSHNTAVFVQILDEHYSK, from the coding sequence GTGATTATACAAAAAAGACCAACAGAACTCTCAATTCAGAATAAGGATGTAACTTTATTTACTTTATTTTACCCGAACCCGGGCAAAGAAACCGTTATTTTATTACACGGTGGCCCCAGTGTACCAGAAGGATTATCTTTTATAGTGCACTATCTGCTATCCAATTACCAGGTTATCACGTTTCACCAACGCGGCACCCGCCGGTCACCTACTGCTTCAAACAATTTTTCGCTGGAGAGCTATATTGCTGACATTAACACTTTGGCTAATTACTTTAAACTTACCCTATTTCATTTATTTGGGCATTCCTGGGGCGGACTTTACGCGCAGGTTTATGCGCAAGAATATGCTTCTCGGCTGCTAAGTTTATTTCTGTGCAGTCCGGCTTCTGGTACCGGCTCTCATTGGAAAGATACTGTATTGGAAATTGCTGATTACAATAAAAGAAAATGCAGCTATACCGAATGGGTGGCGATGCAGGCACAATCTGCCTTAGGATTACTGGGCAGTGATATGGCTTATAAAAAATTTTATGGCCAAGCTTTACGTAATTTCAGTCGGGGTTTTAAAGAAGTACACCCCGAAAATTTTGCCACTGATTGCATCAAAGCTAAGGCCATTAACCAAACGGTAAAAGCCATTCTGAAGTACCCATTACTACCCGAAAAAATTATTCCGCCGTATCCGTTAACCATTGCGTACGGCGCTCGCGATATTTACGGGAAAAGTAAAAAATACGTGATGCGCCGTTACCCCACTATACCCATTATTTTTATTCCGGAAAGTGGGCACATTCCCTGGTCGCATAATACAGCTGTATTTGTGCAAATACTAGATGAGCATTATAGCAAGTAA